In the genome of Neodiprion pinetum isolate iyNeoPine1 chromosome 2, iyNeoPine1.2, whole genome shotgun sequence, one region contains:
- the Ns4 gene encoding guanine nucleotide-binding protein-like 1 isoform X3: protein MANNRRCRCRTGAAARCERFSKKSLTTFSHLRLTCQRDRNGISIPLRKYSRLGNEYLKNIEKVNGLSYFELNLETWRQLWRVLEMSDILLIIVDIRYPVLTFPPYLYTYVTKDLGKNMILVLNKIDLAPAALVVAWREYFKIRYPKLHVLMFTSFPTYNLRDPNRDEKGLKSRRLKGKLKMAAESAQKLLDTCEQIVGDEVDLSSWRDKIREEMESEQSLDELNRNESIVRLDKHDTDFHCHERYKNGILTIGCIGTPNVGKSSLMNALMGRKVVSVSRTPGHTKHFQTIFLTTTVRLCDCPGLVFPSTVPKQLQILMGSFPIAQVKEPYTTVKFLAERLDLPRVLNIHHQEGNSTWSAMDICDGWAAKRSYLTARTARFDCYRSANSILRMALDGKICIYAYPIGWSVDKDKWEKHPDIQMVQWIQARGQVNDRTSNTTMVSTSDEEESSEQVSSAEEGSSVSLDEEQKPGQMCNSPISHTSSEDESDLPTVANRFTALTTAK, encoded by the exons ATGGCCAATAATAGAAG ATGTCGATGTCGAACAGGAGCAGCAGCAAGATGTGAAAGATTCTCAAA GAAATCTCTGACAACTTTTTCCCACCTGAGATTGACATGCCAAAGAGACCGGAATGGGATTTCAATACCACTAAGGAAATACTCGAGGCTAGGGAAC GAATATCTGAAGAACATCGAGAAAGTAAATGGCCTGAGCTACTTTGAGTTGAATCTTGAGACATGGCGCCAGTTGTGGAGGGTGCTTGAGATGTCGGACATACTCCTTATCATAGTGGACATTCGATACCCCGTGCTAACGTTTCCACCGTATCTATACACTTATGTGACCAAGGAtctgggaaaaaatatgatactggtgttaaataaaatagatCTGGCACCTGCTGCATTAGTTGTGGCATGGCGGGAATATTTTAAGATACGCTACCCAAAGTTGCATGTGCTAATGTTCACATCATTCCCCACCTATAATTTGCGCGATCCAAACAGGGATGAAAAGGGTCTCAAGTCCCGTCGACTGAAAGGCAAATTAAAGATGGCTGCTGAAAGTGCTCAGAAGTTACTGGATACCTGTGAACAGATTGTTGGGGATGAGGTGGACTTGAGTTCTTGGCGTGACAAAATACGCGAGGAGATGGAGTCCGAACAAAGCCTTGATGAACTGAACCGGAATGAAAGCATTGTCAGACTTGATAAGCATGACACTGACTTCCACTGTCATGAGCGATATAAAAATGGCATACTGACAATAGGATGTATTGGCACACCAAATGTGGGGAAATCTTCTCTCATGAATGCTCTAATGG GTAGAAAGGTGGTCAGTGTGTCACGGACACCAGGACACACGAAACACTTCCAGACGATTTTCTTAACGACAACTGTTCGTCTGTGCGACTGTCCAGGATTGGTGTTTCCTTCTACAGTACCTAAACAATTACAAATCCTTATGGGATCATTTCCTATTGCGCAAGTAAAAGAACCCTATACGACAGTAAAATTTCTGGCCGAAAGGTTGGACCTTCCACGTGTTCTCAATATTCATCACCAAGAAGGCAACAGCACTTGGTCAGCGATGGATATCTGTGATGGCTGGGCTGCCAAACGAAGTTACTTGACCGCTAGAACTGCGCGATTCGATTGTTATCGGTCTGCCAATTCTATATTACGAATGGCACTCGATGGAAAGATTTGCATCTACGCTTACCCAATAGGATGGTCAGTCGATAAAG ATAAATGGGAGAAACATCCTGACATTCAAATGGTCCAGTGGATTCAGGCGAGAGGGCAAGTAAATGATCGTACATCTAACACGACCATGGTATCTACGTCAGACGAAGAGGAAAGTTCTGAACAAGTTTCCAGTGCAGAAGAAGGTTCCTCAGTGTCACTAGATGAGGAACAGAAGCCAGGCCAGATGTGCAACAGCCCAATTTCGCATACATCTTCTGAAGACGAATCCGATTTACCAACGGTGGCTAATAGGTTCACAGCATTAACGACAGCCAAGTAA
- the Ns4 gene encoding guanine nucleotide-binding protein-like 1 isoform X1, producing the protein MPQGRRKVPFSGKAKKLQMKAKKHRQTRVLLGKKCNHVDVEQEQQQDVKDSQSTFAKVQKLNQQPRAGNSTGNKYTLQFLQESKEELMKRKEEARRTINPIPLLAQEISDNFFPPEIDMPKRPEWDFNTTKEILEARERKYFAEYLKNIEKVNGLSYFELNLETWRQLWRVLEMSDILLIIVDIRYPVLTFPPYLYTYVTKDLGKNMILVLNKIDLAPAALVVAWREYFKIRYPKLHVLMFTSFPTYNLRDPNRDEKGLKSRRLKGKLKMAAESAQKLLDTCEQIVGDEVDLSSWRDKIREEMESEQSLDELNRNESIVRLDKHDTDFHCHERYKNGILTIGCIGTPNVGKSSLMNALMGRKVVSVSRTPGHTKHFQTIFLTTTVRLCDCPGLVFPSTVPKQLQILMGSFPIAQVKEPYTTVKFLAERLDLPRVLNIHHQEGNSTWSAMDICDGWAAKRSYLTARTARFDCYRSANSILRMALDGKICIYAYPIGWSVDKDKWEKHPDIQMVQWIQARGQVNDRTSNTTMVSTSDEEESSEQVSSAEEGSSVSLDEEQKPGQMCNSPISHTSSEDESDLPTVANRFTALTTAK; encoded by the exons ATGCCGCAGGGCAGGAGAAAAGTGCCATTTAGTGGAAAGGCCAAGAAACTCCAGATGAAGGCGAAAAAACACCGGCAAACGCGAGTTCTGCTCGGTAAAAAGTGTAACC ATGTCGATGTCGAACAGGAGCAGCAGCAAGATGTGAAAGATTCTCAAAGTACGTTTGCAAAAGTTCAAAAACTAAATCAACAGCCGCGTGCTGGAAATTCCACTGGGAACAAGTATACTTTGCAATTTCTGCAAGAATCTAAGGAAGAGctaatgaaaagaaaagaagaggcCAGACGCACGATTAATCCCATCCCTTTGTTGGCACAGGAAATCTCTGACAACTTTTTCCCACCTGAGATTGACATGCCAAAGAGACCGGAATGGGATTTCAATACCACTAAGGAAATACTCGAGGCTAGGGAACGTAAATACTTTGCC GAATATCTGAAGAACATCGAGAAAGTAAATGGCCTGAGCTACTTTGAGTTGAATCTTGAGACATGGCGCCAGTTGTGGAGGGTGCTTGAGATGTCGGACATACTCCTTATCATAGTGGACATTCGATACCCCGTGCTAACGTTTCCACCGTATCTATACACTTATGTGACCAAGGAtctgggaaaaaatatgatactggtgttaaataaaatagatCTGGCACCTGCTGCATTAGTTGTGGCATGGCGGGAATATTTTAAGATACGCTACCCAAAGTTGCATGTGCTAATGTTCACATCATTCCCCACCTATAATTTGCGCGATCCAAACAGGGATGAAAAGGGTCTCAAGTCCCGTCGACTGAAAGGCAAATTAAAGATGGCTGCTGAAAGTGCTCAGAAGTTACTGGATACCTGTGAACAGATTGTTGGGGATGAGGTGGACTTGAGTTCTTGGCGTGACAAAATACGCGAGGAGATGGAGTCCGAACAAAGCCTTGATGAACTGAACCGGAATGAAAGCATTGTCAGACTTGATAAGCATGACACTGACTTCCACTGTCATGAGCGATATAAAAATGGCATACTGACAATAGGATGTATTGGCACACCAAATGTGGGGAAATCTTCTCTCATGAATGCTCTAATGG GTAGAAAGGTGGTCAGTGTGTCACGGACACCAGGACACACGAAACACTTCCAGACGATTTTCTTAACGACAACTGTTCGTCTGTGCGACTGTCCAGGATTGGTGTTTCCTTCTACAGTACCTAAACAATTACAAATCCTTATGGGATCATTTCCTATTGCGCAAGTAAAAGAACCCTATACGACAGTAAAATTTCTGGCCGAAAGGTTGGACCTTCCACGTGTTCTCAATATTCATCACCAAGAAGGCAACAGCACTTGGTCAGCGATGGATATCTGTGATGGCTGGGCTGCCAAACGAAGTTACTTGACCGCTAGAACTGCGCGATTCGATTGTTATCGGTCTGCCAATTCTATATTACGAATGGCACTCGATGGAAAGATTTGCATCTACGCTTACCCAATAGGATGGTCAGTCGATAAAG ATAAATGGGAGAAACATCCTGACATTCAAATGGTCCAGTGGATTCAGGCGAGAGGGCAAGTAAATGATCGTACATCTAACACGACCATGGTATCTACGTCAGACGAAGAGGAAAGTTCTGAACAAGTTTCCAGTGCAGAAGAAGGTTCCTCAGTGTCACTAGATGAGGAACAGAAGCCAGGCCAGATGTGCAACAGCCCAATTTCGCATACATCTTCTGAAGACGAATCCGATTTACCAACGGTGGCTAATAGGTTCACAGCATTAACGACAGCCAAGTAA
- the Ns4 gene encoding guanine nucleotide-binding protein-like 1 isoform X2, giving the protein MPQGRRKVPFSGKAKKLQMKAKKHRQTRVLLDVDVEQEQQQDVKDSQSTFAKVQKLNQQPRAGNSTGNKYTLQFLQESKEELMKRKEEARRTINPIPLLAQEISDNFFPPEIDMPKRPEWDFNTTKEILEARERKYFAEYLKNIEKVNGLSYFELNLETWRQLWRVLEMSDILLIIVDIRYPVLTFPPYLYTYVTKDLGKNMILVLNKIDLAPAALVVAWREYFKIRYPKLHVLMFTSFPTYNLRDPNRDEKGLKSRRLKGKLKMAAESAQKLLDTCEQIVGDEVDLSSWRDKIREEMESEQSLDELNRNESIVRLDKHDTDFHCHERYKNGILTIGCIGTPNVGKSSLMNALMGRKVVSVSRTPGHTKHFQTIFLTTTVRLCDCPGLVFPSTVPKQLQILMGSFPIAQVKEPYTTVKFLAERLDLPRVLNIHHQEGNSTWSAMDICDGWAAKRSYLTARTARFDCYRSANSILRMALDGKICIYAYPIGWSVDKDKWEKHPDIQMVQWIQARGQVNDRTSNTTMVSTSDEEESSEQVSSAEEGSSVSLDEEQKPGQMCNSPISHTSSEDESDLPTVANRFTALTTAK; this is encoded by the exons ATGCCGCAGGGCAGGAGAAAAGTGCCATTTAGTGGAAAGGCCAAGAAACTCCAGATGAAGGCGAAAAAACACCGGCAAACGCGAGTTCTGCTCG ATGTCGATGTCGAACAGGAGCAGCAGCAAGATGTGAAAGATTCTCAAAGTACGTTTGCAAAAGTTCAAAAACTAAATCAACAGCCGCGTGCTGGAAATTCCACTGGGAACAAGTATACTTTGCAATTTCTGCAAGAATCTAAGGAAGAGctaatgaaaagaaaagaagaggcCAGACGCACGATTAATCCCATCCCTTTGTTGGCACAGGAAATCTCTGACAACTTTTTCCCACCTGAGATTGACATGCCAAAGAGACCGGAATGGGATTTCAATACCACTAAGGAAATACTCGAGGCTAGGGAACGTAAATACTTTGCC GAATATCTGAAGAACATCGAGAAAGTAAATGGCCTGAGCTACTTTGAGTTGAATCTTGAGACATGGCGCCAGTTGTGGAGGGTGCTTGAGATGTCGGACATACTCCTTATCATAGTGGACATTCGATACCCCGTGCTAACGTTTCCACCGTATCTATACACTTATGTGACCAAGGAtctgggaaaaaatatgatactggtgttaaataaaatagatCTGGCACCTGCTGCATTAGTTGTGGCATGGCGGGAATATTTTAAGATACGCTACCCAAAGTTGCATGTGCTAATGTTCACATCATTCCCCACCTATAATTTGCGCGATCCAAACAGGGATGAAAAGGGTCTCAAGTCCCGTCGACTGAAAGGCAAATTAAAGATGGCTGCTGAAAGTGCTCAGAAGTTACTGGATACCTGTGAACAGATTGTTGGGGATGAGGTGGACTTGAGTTCTTGGCGTGACAAAATACGCGAGGAGATGGAGTCCGAACAAAGCCTTGATGAACTGAACCGGAATGAAAGCATTGTCAGACTTGATAAGCATGACACTGACTTCCACTGTCATGAGCGATATAAAAATGGCATACTGACAATAGGATGTATTGGCACACCAAATGTGGGGAAATCTTCTCTCATGAATGCTCTAATGG GTAGAAAGGTGGTCAGTGTGTCACGGACACCAGGACACACGAAACACTTCCAGACGATTTTCTTAACGACAACTGTTCGTCTGTGCGACTGTCCAGGATTGGTGTTTCCTTCTACAGTACCTAAACAATTACAAATCCTTATGGGATCATTTCCTATTGCGCAAGTAAAAGAACCCTATACGACAGTAAAATTTCTGGCCGAAAGGTTGGACCTTCCACGTGTTCTCAATATTCATCACCAAGAAGGCAACAGCACTTGGTCAGCGATGGATATCTGTGATGGCTGGGCTGCCAAACGAAGTTACTTGACCGCTAGAACTGCGCGATTCGATTGTTATCGGTCTGCCAATTCTATATTACGAATGGCACTCGATGGAAAGATTTGCATCTACGCTTACCCAATAGGATGGTCAGTCGATAAAG ATAAATGGGAGAAACATCCTGACATTCAAATGGTCCAGTGGATTCAGGCGAGAGGGCAAGTAAATGATCGTACATCTAACACGACCATGGTATCTACGTCAGACGAAGAGGAAAGTTCTGAACAAGTTTCCAGTGCAGAAGAAGGTTCCTCAGTGTCACTAGATGAGGAACAGAAGCCAGGCCAGATGTGCAACAGCCCAATTTCGCATACATCTTCTGAAGACGAATCCGATTTACCAACGGTGGCTAATAGGTTCACAGCATTAACGACAGCCAAGTAA
- the Ns4 gene encoding guanine nucleotide-binding protein-like 1 isoform X4 produces the protein MPKRPEWDFNTTKEILEARERKYFAEYLKNIEKVNGLSYFELNLETWRQLWRVLEMSDILLIIVDIRYPVLTFPPYLYTYVTKDLGKNMILVLNKIDLAPAALVVAWREYFKIRYPKLHVLMFTSFPTYNLRDPNRDEKGLKSRRLKGKLKMAAESAQKLLDTCEQIVGDEVDLSSWRDKIREEMESEQSLDELNRNESIVRLDKHDTDFHCHERYKNGILTIGCIGTPNVGKSSLMNALMGRKVVSVSRTPGHTKHFQTIFLTTTVRLCDCPGLVFPSTVPKQLQILMGSFPIAQVKEPYTTVKFLAERLDLPRVLNIHHQEGNSTWSAMDICDGWAAKRSYLTARTARFDCYRSANSILRMALDGKICIYAYPIGWSVDKDKWEKHPDIQMVQWIQARGQVNDRTSNTTMVSTSDEEESSEQVSSAEEGSSVSLDEEQKPGQMCNSPISHTSSEDESDLPTVANRFTALTTAK, from the exons ATGCCAAAGAGACCGGAATGGGATTTCAATACCACTAAGGAAATACTCGAGGCTAGGGAACGTAAATACTTTGCC GAATATCTGAAGAACATCGAGAAAGTAAATGGCCTGAGCTACTTTGAGTTGAATCTTGAGACATGGCGCCAGTTGTGGAGGGTGCTTGAGATGTCGGACATACTCCTTATCATAGTGGACATTCGATACCCCGTGCTAACGTTTCCACCGTATCTATACACTTATGTGACCAAGGAtctgggaaaaaatatgatactggtgttaaataaaatagatCTGGCACCTGCTGCATTAGTTGTGGCATGGCGGGAATATTTTAAGATACGCTACCCAAAGTTGCATGTGCTAATGTTCACATCATTCCCCACCTATAATTTGCGCGATCCAAACAGGGATGAAAAGGGTCTCAAGTCCCGTCGACTGAAAGGCAAATTAAAGATGGCTGCTGAAAGTGCTCAGAAGTTACTGGATACCTGTGAACAGATTGTTGGGGATGAGGTGGACTTGAGTTCTTGGCGTGACAAAATACGCGAGGAGATGGAGTCCGAACAAAGCCTTGATGAACTGAACCGGAATGAAAGCATTGTCAGACTTGATAAGCATGACACTGACTTCCACTGTCATGAGCGATATAAAAATGGCATACTGACAATAGGATGTATTGGCACACCAAATGTGGGGAAATCTTCTCTCATGAATGCTCTAATGG GTAGAAAGGTGGTCAGTGTGTCACGGACACCAGGACACACGAAACACTTCCAGACGATTTTCTTAACGACAACTGTTCGTCTGTGCGACTGTCCAGGATTGGTGTTTCCTTCTACAGTACCTAAACAATTACAAATCCTTATGGGATCATTTCCTATTGCGCAAGTAAAAGAACCCTATACGACAGTAAAATTTCTGGCCGAAAGGTTGGACCTTCCACGTGTTCTCAATATTCATCACCAAGAAGGCAACAGCACTTGGTCAGCGATGGATATCTGTGATGGCTGGGCTGCCAAACGAAGTTACTTGACCGCTAGAACTGCGCGATTCGATTGTTATCGGTCTGCCAATTCTATATTACGAATGGCACTCGATGGAAAGATTTGCATCTACGCTTACCCAATAGGATGGTCAGTCGATAAAG ATAAATGGGAGAAACATCCTGACATTCAAATGGTCCAGTGGATTCAGGCGAGAGGGCAAGTAAATGATCGTACATCTAACACGACCATGGTATCTACGTCAGACGAAGAGGAAAGTTCTGAACAAGTTTCCAGTGCAGAAGAAGGTTCCTCAGTGTCACTAGATGAGGAACAGAAGCCAGGCCAGATGTGCAACAGCCCAATTTCGCATACATCTTCTGAAGACGAATCCGATTTACCAACGGTGGCTAATAGGTTCACAGCATTAACGACAGCCAAGTAA
- the mRRF1 gene encoding ribosome-recycling factor, mitochondrial — translation MLIVKTLWSVWSRTCPARYRLLASTIEKKPTHFRGFFHLLGKDASDKMEWNPFVMQLGYNSLKCMRKRCFIVSSLNLAKTKDRGKDKKKQTKVEVNLNELSEVINTEKLLTQFEHTVNNLKDNYSKNLTLRSSVGSIEQIPIPWESKEYELQELSQVVRKPKTLIIDVSAFPQVIPNIIQALAKSGMNLNPQQDGTTLFVPIPKITKEHRENLAKNAKAMFIGCRKNIRDIQLDCIKSVKNKKHISEDLQRSIQNQVQALADKFINEAEAILKMKQKELSGDLD, via the exons ATGCTCATCGTGAAAACCCTTTGGAGTGTTTGGAGTAGAACCTGCCCGGCGAGGTATCGTTTGCTGGCATCGACGATAGAAAAGAAACCCACGCATTTTCGTggtttttttcacttattagGTAAAGATGCAAGTGATAAAATGGAATGGAATCCTTTTGTCATGCAGCTTGGTTACAATTCCTTGAAGTGCATGCGTAAGCGATGCTTTATCGTGTCATCTCTCAATTTGGCCAAGACGAAGGACCGAGGAAAGGATAAGAAGAAACAGACTAAGGTAGAAGTAAACCTGAACGAACTGTCAGAAGTGATCAATACAGAGAAACTGCTTACGCAATTCGAACATACCGTTAATAATTTAAAGGATAATTACTCCAAGAACTTGACACTGCGCTCTTCCGTTGGCTCGATTGAACAAATACCAATTCCGTGGGAGAGTAAGGAATACGAACTACAAGAATTATCACAAGTCGTGAGAAAACCCAAGACGTTGATAATTGATGTGTCTGCGTTCCCCCAAGTCATTCCCAATATCATACAAGCTTTAGCTAAAAGTGGAATGAATCTTAACCCCCAACAGGACGGAACCACGCTCTTTGTACCAATTCCAAA AATCACCAAGGAGCACAGAGAAAATTTGGCTAAAAATGCTAAGGCGATGTTCATTGGTTGTCGTAAAAATATCAGGGATATCCAACTGGATTGCATCAAGTcagtgaaaaacaagaaacataTCTCTGAGGATCTTCAACGTAGTATACAGAATCAAGTTCAAGCTCTAGCGGATAAGTTTATCAATGAAGCGGAGGCGATActtaaaatgaaacaaaaggaATTGTCAGGAGATTTGGACTAG